A single genomic interval of Bos javanicus breed banteng chromosome 26, ARS-OSU_banteng_1.0, whole genome shotgun sequence harbors:
- the LOC133239623 gene encoding olfactory receptor 13A1-like — protein sequence MVLCGNSLIVAAITCSSGLRTPTYFFLVNLSVLDVVCSCTMVPKLLEILVAGKKSISYGGCMAQRFFLLSSVVGEVLFFAAMAYDHDMAICWLLHYGSMMSPRVCAALAGAVWGVSTLGAGANSCLMLRLTCRGPNVVDHFCEIAPLLPLFSSTCVNGIMAVVTSSLLNVLLTMVSYGFIISTILRFVQLRGSGEPSPPARPTSSW from the coding sequence ATGGTGCTCTGTGGCAATTCCCTCATTGTGGCAGCCATCACTTGTAGCTCTGGGCTCCGTACCCCCACGTACTTCTTCCTGGTCAACCTGTCTGTGCTGGATGTTGTCTGCTCATGCACCATGGTGCCCAAGCTGCTCGAGATTCTGGTGGCAGGGAAGAAGAGCATCTCCTATGGGGGCTGCATGGCCCAGAGGTTCTTCCTGTTATCGTCAGTGGTGGGGGAGGTGCTGTTCTTCGCGGCCATGGCCTATGACCATGACATGGCTATCTGCTGGCTGCTGCACTACGGCTCCATGATGAGCCCCAGGGTGTGTGCTGCACTGGCGGGGGCTGTGTGGGGAGTCAGCACACTCGGGGCTGGAGCCAACAGCTGCCTGATGCTACGGCTGACCTGCCGCGGGCCCAATGTGGTCGACCACTTTTGTGAGATTGCCCCTCTGCTGCCGCTCTTCTCCTCCACCTGTGTGAATGGCATCATGGCAGTTGTGACGTCTTCTTTGCTGAATGTCCTGCTCACAATGGTGTCCTATGGCTTCATCATCTCCACCATCCTGAGATTTGTACAGCTGAGGGGAAGTGGcgagccttctccacctgctcgTCCCACCTCATCGTGGTGA